Below is a genomic region from Fischerella sp. PCC 9605.
AAAAAGTCCCTACACATCCAAATCCCGACACTCATACACCTTTTCCTATAGGAGAAATGGGTGCATCATTGCTGACTGTCTTTGGGTAGCATGGCTATGATTTGGTCAACAAACTGTTGATGATCAACCACCGGCTTAGATATATAGCCATCAGCGCCACTTTGCTTGAGAAAGTTCTCGCGATCGCCCTCCATGGCGTGTGCTGTCACGAGAATTATCGGTAAGCAAGCAGTTTGCGGATCGGCTTTCAACATTTGTGTAATTTTGATACCATCAACGGACTTACCTTGGTAAACACTTCTTGAGAGAGAAACATCCATTAAAATAATGTCTGCCTCTCCCGCTTGGGCAATTCTCATTACCTCTTCCACATTTTCAGTGTGTTTTACTTCCAGTCCACCGCGTTTGGTCAAAATTTTGGAAAAAACGCGAGCATTAATCAGATCGTCTTCGACAATCAAAACAGTTTTCATGTGAATTTGACTTTTAGGGGTGAGGGGGATAACCGAGAATTTTAGATTTTTGATTTTGCGAAAAGTTTGAGCGGAGGTTTCCTCGGATCAAAGCTTTTCAAGACGGATTTTTGATTATTACATTGGGTTTAATGCTCATCCACTTGTATAGTGAATTGTTTTTCATTAATCTGAAATCTAAAATCTCCAAGCCCCTTCCATGTGAGGGAGGGGTCAATCCCAAATCTAAAATTGTAATTCCAAAATCGTATGTGCCTCCTTTTAGATAATCAATGTGTATCCCCGATCATCAAGGATAATACTACTGTTTTTTATCCTATAACTATCAAGATTTTGTAAGGATGGGCGTTACATCCGCTATGCTGTGGTTGCTGTAATGTTCAGTAACGGCATATTTTGTGTAGTGAAAATTTAGGGAAAAACTCATGGCAAAACAGTTAAACCTTCTCTCCACGGGACAGGTAATTACCACAGCCTTGCACACCGAGATGCAACGGTCTTACCTTGAATATGCCATGAGTGTGATCGTCGGGCGAGCGTTGCCAGATGTGCGTGATGGTTTAAAGCCAGTGCATCGGCGGATTTTATACGCGATGCACGAACTTGGCCTTACGCCTGACCGCCCTTACCGGAAATGCGCCCGTGTTGTGGGAGATGTGCTAGGTAAATATCACCCTCACGGCGATCAAGCGGTTTACGATGCATTGGTGAGGCTGGTGCAGGACTTTTCCAGCCGCTATCCTCTATTGGCAGGACATGGCAACTTCGGTAGCGTGGATAATGACCCACCAGCAGCGATGCGCTACACCGAGACACGTCTGGCATCCATCAGTCACGAGGGAATGCTAGCTGAAATCGGCGATGAAACGGTGGAATTTATCGGTAACTTTGATAATTCCCAGCAAGAACCGACCGTACTACCAGCGCAGTTACCGTTTTTGTTGCTGAATGGTTGTGCTGGAATCGCTGTGGGTATGGCAACAAATATCCCACCACATAATTTGGGAGAAGTGATTGATGGGTTGATTGCTTTAATCGACAATCCTGACTTAGCAGATGACAAGTTATTTGAGTTAATTCCAGGCCCGGATTTTCCTACAGGTGGGGAGATTGTTGGCAATACGGGAATTCGCGAAGCCTACACCACAGGTAAAGGCGGTATTGTCTTACGAGGAGTAGCCCAGATAGAAGAAGTTGCCGCTAGTAGGGGAAGCAAACGGCGGACGGCAATTGTGGTAACGGAATTGCCTTTCCAAGTGAATAAGGCGGGTTGGATTGAGAAAGTCGCGGAACTCGTGAATCAGGGTCGTTTGCAAGGAATTGCCGATCTCCGAGATGAGAGCGATCGCCAGGGAATGCGCGTAGTCATAGAACTCAAACGCGATACCAATCCCCAAGATGTTCTCCAGCAGCTATATCACCTAACTGCTTTGCAAACGAATTTTGGGGCGATTCTGTTGGCATTGGTGGATGGGCAACCGCGCCAACTCACATTACGCCAATTATTGCAGGAATTCCTGAAATTTCGCGAGCAGACACTTTCACGCCGCTACACTTATGAGCTTGCTAAGGCAGAAAATCGACTGCATTTGGTAGAAGGCTTACTGAAAGCACTGTCTCAACTGGATGAGGTAATTGAAATTTTGCGACAAGCTGCTGATGGCAGTACGGCAAAAATTCACATACAAAGCCGCTTGGAGTTGAGCGAGGTACAAGCAGATGCAATTTTGGCGATGCCATTGCGACGCCTGACAAGTTTAGAACAGCAGAATCTACAGCATGAGTACGAGCAGTTACAGGAAGAAATTGCCACGTTGCAGCGGTTACTGGGCGATCGCCGAGAATTGCTGAAGGCTTTGAAAAAAGATTTGCGTACTCTTAAGCGTAAATATGGTGACGAACGCCGTACGAAAATAATGGCTGCAACTGTTGAGGAGATCAGGGGACAAGGGAAACAAGGAACAGAAGACAAAGAAAATCCCAAATCTCAAATCCAAAATCTCAAACCGGAAACGCCGCCAGAAGAAGCTGTTTTGGAATTAACCCAACGCGGGTATGTGCGTCGCTATCAACCTTCAGGCAAAAAGCCAAAAACTGACAACGGTCTGTCTGATAATGACTTTGTCATTCAAACAGCGTTGACAGACACAGATAAAGATTTGTTGGTGCTAACTAGTAGTGGCAAAGTTTATCCGGTGAGAGTGGGAGATATTCCCCCCACAACTGGGCGATCGCCACGGGGAACACCCCTGATCACTTTGCTTACCAATACTGCTCAAGAAGCTTCTGAAGCTGTTGTCAGCCGCTTTTTGCTCCCAGAAAATTCAGAAACAACTGACATGATTCTGTTGACGAAGCAGGGACGAATTAAGCGTCTATCTCTGACGGAATTTACTAACCTAACGCGGCGCGGAATCACCATTTTGAAACTCAAAGACGATGATGAATTGCTATTAACCCAGTTCACTACCACAGGTCAACAAGCGATTTTAGCTAGTTCTGGTGGGCGACTGTTGCGGTTTAAAGTTAATGACGAACAACTGCCTGTTATGGGTCGTACTGCTATGGGTTTGCAAGCACTACGCCTGCGCCTGCAAGAAATGATGGTTGGTTGTGTGGCTTTCAACACAGAGGCAAATCTATTACTGGTGACACAATTAGGATATGCTAAACGCTTTCCGACAAGTGCTTTGCGACTAGGCAATCGAGGTGACATTGGTACTCAGGTCTTTAAATTTGCCAATAAAAATGATTACCTAACTGCTATGGTGTTGGCAAAGCCAGGGGCTGAAGTGGCGCTAGTGACTAATCATCAGCGAGTGGTGCGCCTACAAGTAGACACAGTGCCAAACTTGGATAGAAATACTGTGGGTGAAAGCGTTCTCCAACTCAACCGAGATGAAAAAATTATCACTGTTGCTGAATTGGGAATATAAAGTAGATGATGTTCAAGCTAAGTACAGCTTTGCGCAAAATCGTAGCTTTTTTAAACGCACCAGGTAGCAGAGTCTTTTCATAAATAATTTCGCTACGAATTAATGAAACGCTGTACTAAGGCAAGCAACTCTAGATGATTTAGAGGCGCTTGTCCAACTGTGCCTCGATTTACTACGTGAAGTTAGTGACCTTTAAGAAGATTACTGATACTACTTTGGCAGAAGCGATCGCGCAATATCTCAGGGAAAAGCTGCCCAAGAGAGAGTTTTTGGCTTGGGTAGCCGAGGTGATGAATATCTACACAACTCCAATATGACGCGGTCAGGGAATTGCTAAAGCACTATTGCAATAAATTATTAACTATATTAGTTAAATATAAATCAGGCGTATCTGGCTTCACCCACCCAAAAAGGCAAGAATACTTTACGAAAAGGTAGGTTTGATCGGCACTAAAAACGAGATGGAACTGAGATTATAGTTACGTAATTAGGTAGACAGAACACAGGCTATCGAAAATATGTTATAACTATTGTCAATAAAGCTGTTTTCAAATGCCAAGTTTAGTGCAAAATTATCTCACATAGCAGCAAATTGAAGCTGCTAAATCCATCAAAAGTGCCTATCAGTCAATGTAATACAAAAAACTCTAAGAAAAGTTGCATTTCTTGAAATACTTGTTATATTAGTTAACAAAAGGTAACACACCTTAATAAGTTCAGTTTGGAGTGCCAATTATGCAAGACACAACAAAAGTAACTACACCCATTGTCACAGATGACCGCAATGCATGGCGTTGGGGCTTTACTCCGCAGGCAGAAATCTGGAACGGTCGTTTAGCAATGATCGGCTTCTTGGCTGCTGCTCTGATTGAATTATTTTCTGGTCAAGGCTTTTTACACTTCTGGGGCATTCTGTAAATATTAAAACCAGAAGTTTTTTATAGACATCACTAGTTAGATAGATAAGCAAAAAACCTGGGGGTGAATCAACACTCCCAGGTTTTTATTGTCTTTTGTCAGTAGTCATTTGTCCTTTGTCATTTGTACAAGGCTGATGACTAATGACTAATGACTAACGAATATACTCCTTTAAAACACTGTTACGATTGGGGTGACGTAACTTGCGGAGTGCTTTCGCCTCAATTTGACGAATGCGTTCGCGGGTGACATTAAAAATTTGTCCAATCTCTTCTAGAGTCTTCATTCGACCATCATCCAAACCATAGCGCAGTCGCAGAACATCCCGTTCGCGAGGACTGAGACTGTCGAGGACTTTTTCTAAGTCTTCCCGCAGCAGATTTTTGGAAACTTGGTCTTCTGGAGTTTCGCCATCAGATTCAATAAAATCACCCAGCCGGGAATCTTCTTCTTTACCAATGGGTGTTTCTAAAGAAATAGGCAGCTGGGCAGACTTAGCAATAAATCTCAGCTTCTCGATGGTCATTTCCATTCTCGTGGCAATTTCTTCCTCAGTGGGTTTGCGACCCATTTCTTGAGAAAGTAGTTTGGTGGTCTTCTTAATGCGAGAGATGGTTTCGTAGAGGTGAACAGGAAGGCGAATTGTGCGAGATTGATCGGCGATCGCCCGGGTAATTGCCTGACGAATCCACCATGTAGCGTATGTAGAAAACTTATAACCTTTTTCGTGGTCAAACTTTTCAGCGGCACGAATCAAACCAAGGCTACCTTCCTGAATTAAATCTTGGAAAGATAAGCCACGATTCATATATTTTTTGGCAATTGAAACTACAAGACGCAAGTTAGATTGCACCATTTTGTCTTTTGCCCGACGACCAACATGCAGGCGATGACGAAATTGTGGCAAGGGCAACTGTACTGCTTCTGCCCATTCGCTGTATTCAGGGTCGCGCTCCAACTGCTGTTGCAGCCTATCATAGACTCGCTCTAATTCCAGCAAGTCTGCAATCTTTCGTGCCAATTCAATTTCTTCGTCGGCTCTAAGGAGACGAATTCGACCTATTTCTTGCAAGTAGAGGCGAATCGAATCCTCGGTGTAATGCTTTTTCTTCGTTTGAGACCGACGACGCGATTTTGCGGCTTTTCCAGACTTTGCGTCGTCCTCATCAGACTGAGGTTCTAAAAATTCTTCATCGAGTTCGCCTTCATCGTTGATCAGTAAGTCCTCTTCATCTTCCATTAAGAGTTCTTCTAACTCAAGGTCAGGCTGATTAATTTCAATTTCTAGGTCAGGCTGATAATCAATGGTATCGAGTACGTTGTTAGCCTGGTTCATGCCGCGTTCCTCATGCTCCTTGCAGAATCAATTACTCAAAAATGTTTGCCGCTCTTGTTTAGTGAGCTATTTGCATTCTCGTTTAGAGGGTCATTAGCTAATTTAGCTAAGATATTTTTTGGAAGTTTTACCCATTTTCGGGAGGATACTGGTGTTGATCCCCAGTTAAAGTCTGAAGTTCTAAATTCTGTGTTTTCTTCTGCCACAGTAGTATCCTCGAAGGCAAATTCCTTATCTTTAAGTAAACGCTATTTGTGTCACAGGGCAACACAATTGTTTACTGATTGGTCTAAAAAAGACTCATCTTGCTAAAAAAATTTACCACTCCATACAAAAGAATATGACTGTTGGAAGATTTTTTTGTAAATGCTGTTCCGATTGTAGCCTGTTTCACAGAATTTGCACTGTCTTTGTGTGGTATCCATGAACTAATAAAGTAAGGTAAAGCCAAGGAATGTAAAGCCTGTTGTACCAAAAAGAAGTTGAAAATGACACTAATACCCATGAATTTTCTCCAAAACTTTTTGGAATTTTCGTAGCATTATCATTACCTTAAAAATTAGGTAAACCCACCTGTATCAGACTCAATGTGTTATCTACAACATTTCTGAAAACAGCACACTTTATGTTAACTCCAGTGGCAAGCTAAAGTGCATTCATTTTTACATTTCCTTTATAAATTACTGACTTGGGATTTACATTTGTCTTTTAGCTGTTGTTGCTCTCATAGTTTTTGAGTAGAGGTGCTACAGACACTTATTTCCCAATTTTAGGAGTCGTGGCGCTTCTATGAAGACACTCGACCGACAAAAAGCCAATTTCCTGAACTGAGGAGTTGAGGCTTTGGCAGAATCAGCCAGAAGGCCGAAAATTTCTAGATATAGCTAATACGGTCTTAATCACAAGCTAGCGCACTGCTCAAAATTCAACCCTTTGCAACTTGACAAACTCTTTTTATTGTATACACCGATTATTTTAATCAATTCAAAAAGGATTTGACAGCCAAGACCTCCGATATTAACTTACTGAGAGCAAAATTGCATAGGAAGAATGTAAAATATACACTACATTAGCCCAGGAGTTAGATAAATAAGTCTAATAGAAGACTAGTGGTTTGGACGATTGCAATCAGCACGCAAATAAACGTTTAAGTATAAGTAGTCTTGGCAAAGGTTGCTATGGCAATACGGTTCGGGTAAGGGGGAAAGGGGAAGGGATTTTCATTGCCTAGTTGTGGGCTATTGCCCGTGGGGGTCTAGCTTGGTAACAGGCGATCGCCTTCGCTAGTCAGCAAAGCCAAAGTAGAAATATTGGAGACAACAATCAAAATCCTGTCACTTAAGCACAACCCAAAACATTGCCTCCACTCATAGTCAGGCATAGACTAGCAATAGCCTTGACAAAAAAACAAAAATATAATGCAAATGACAATATCGTCTACTGCTGACAGAGATACTTAGCTTTTTAAGTTACTTACTACAACCTTAATTTCCCATTAATTATCATTGTTGGTAATTTTTAAATTTGTATTAATAGTTGCATCGGTTACGCAGTTTCAATATAGATATAAATACTATGCAAATTCTATTAAAAATACCTATTTATTGTGAGACTTTGCTTGGGCTACATTTCTTTAGTGATTTAAATAAAGAGTAAAAAATAACTTTTTATTGCGAGTATACGCATAGCTTAAATATACGCATGTATTGTTACATATGATACTTAAATTTTTGTAAAGTTATCTTTGTCTATTCATAATAAATCGTAAACATATTCTGCAACTACTGTTTGTCAGATAATGTTGAATTTTTGTCTGGAAATTTTACAAAAATACTTTGATAAGCCTGAAAGTTGAAAGTGCGAATCCCTACTCAGGATTTTGAGCAGGGATTTACGTATTTTAGGAGTTGTCCCAATGGTTCAATCTCTGGGCAAGGTTTACGATCAGGTCTTGATTGTCAGAAAGTTTTTGCTAACTTGAAAATAAACCTCACCCCGTCCTATCGGACACCCCTCTCCGATCTCGCGGAGAGGGGAAGGGGTGAGGTTTTTCATTCATTCTGGTGTACGCAGTTCATGATGGCTACTTATCAACACACATATCTGCAAATGTTGCCTACCTCTATTCAGACCTGTCTAATTTAGATATCTAGATCGGTGAGGTCAAGTTTAGAACCATAGGTTTCAATAAATTCACGACGGGGTGCGACGCGATCGCCCATTAAAATCGTGAAAATGCGATCGGCTTCGGCTGCATCCTCAATTTCCACTTGTTTGAGGGTGCGGCTTTCTGGGTTCATGGTGGTATCCCAGAGTTGTTGGGGCATCATTTCACCCAAACCTTTGAAGCGTTGGATCGTATAGTTAGCGTTGTCGGGAAACTGACTAATGATTTGGTCTTTTTCGCGATCGCTATAACAATAGTAGTGATTGCGTCCCCGCTCTATTTTATATAATGGCGGGCAAGCGATATAGATGTAGCCCTGTTCTATGAGCGCCCGTTGATAACGATAGAAGAAGGTCAACAACAGTGTGCGGATATGCGCGCCATCTACGTCAGCGTCAGTCATAATGACTATACGGTGATAGCGCAGTTGGGATTCATCGAATTCCTCTCCCTTGACACCTAAACCAAGGGCGGTAATTAACGACTGAATTTCATTATTTTTATAAATTTTGGCGTCGTCAGTTTTTTCAATGTTGAGGATTTTACCGCGTAGGGGAAGGATTGCTTGGAACCGGCGATCGCGTCCTTGTTTAGCACTTCCGCCTGCCGAGTCGCCTTCTACAAGGTAAATTTCCGATTCTTTCGGATCGCGGGTACTGCAATCTGCCAATTTACCAGGCAATGGCGAAGATTCCAACACCGACTTGCGGCGCACCAATTCCCGCGCATGACGGGCTGCTTCTGCTGCTTTGAAAGCTTGAATGGCTTTATCTA
It encodes:
- the rpoD gene encoding RNA polymerase sigma factor RpoD, producing the protein MNQANNVLDTIDYQPDLEIEINQPDLELEELLMEDEEDLLINDEGELDEEFLEPQSDEDDAKSGKAAKSRRRSQTKKKHYTEDSIRLYLQEIGRIRLLRADEEIELARKIADLLELERVYDRLQQQLERDPEYSEWAEAVQLPLPQFRHRLHVGRRAKDKMVQSNLRLVVSIAKKYMNRGLSFQDLIQEGSLGLIRAAEKFDHEKGYKFSTYATWWIRQAITRAIADQSRTIRLPVHLYETISRIKKTTKLLSQEMGRKPTEEEIATRMEMTIEKLRFIAKSAQLPISLETPIGKEEDSRLGDFIESDGETPEDQVSKNLLREDLEKVLDSLSPRERDVLRLRYGLDDGRMKTLEEIGQIFNVTRERIRQIEAKALRKLRHPNRNSVLKEYIR
- a CDS encoding chlorophyll a/b-binding protein; translation: MQDTTKVTTPIVTDDRNAWRWGFTPQAEIWNGRLAMIGFLAAALIELFSGQGFLHFWGIL
- a CDS encoding response regulator; translated protein: MKTVLIVEDDLINARVFSKILTKRGGLEVKHTENVEEVMRIAQAGEADIILMDVSLSRSVYQGKSVDGIKITQMLKADPQTACLPIILVTAHAMEGDRENFLKQSGADGYISKPVVDHQQFVDQIIAMLPKDSQQ
- the gyrA gene encoding DNA gyrase subunit A; the encoded protein is MAKQLNLLSTGQVITTALHTEMQRSYLEYAMSVIVGRALPDVRDGLKPVHRRILYAMHELGLTPDRPYRKCARVVGDVLGKYHPHGDQAVYDALVRLVQDFSSRYPLLAGHGNFGSVDNDPPAAMRYTETRLASISHEGMLAEIGDETVEFIGNFDNSQQEPTVLPAQLPFLLLNGCAGIAVGMATNIPPHNLGEVIDGLIALIDNPDLADDKLFELIPGPDFPTGGEIVGNTGIREAYTTGKGGIVLRGVAQIEEVAASRGSKRRTAIVVTELPFQVNKAGWIEKVAELVNQGRLQGIADLRDESDRQGMRVVIELKRDTNPQDVLQQLYHLTALQTNFGAILLALVDGQPRQLTLRQLLQEFLKFREQTLSRRYTYELAKAENRLHLVEGLLKALSQLDEVIEILRQAADGSTAKIHIQSRLELSEVQADAILAMPLRRLTSLEQQNLQHEYEQLQEEIATLQRLLGDRRELLKALKKDLRTLKRKYGDERRTKIMAATVEEIRGQGKQGTEDKENPKSQIQNLKPETPPEEAVLELTQRGYVRRYQPSGKKPKTDNGLSDNDFVIQTALTDTDKDLLVLTSSGKVYPVRVGDIPPTTGRSPRGTPLITLLTNTAQEASEAVVSRFLLPENSETTDMILLTKQGRIKRLSLTEFTNLTRRGITILKLKDDDELLLTQFTTTGQQAILASSGGRLLRFKVNDEQLPVMGRTAMGLQALRLRLQEMMVGCVAFNTEANLLLVTQLGYAKRFPTSALRLGNRGDIGTQVFKFANKNDYLTAMVLAKPGAEVALVTNHQRVVRLQVDTVPNLDRNTVGESVLQLNRDEKIITVAELGI